The following coding sequences lie in one Spirosoma sp. KUDC1026 genomic window:
- a CDS encoding TonB-dependent receptor, giving the protein MSNRVSRISTRWEVMRWMLLQLVLTIALTSGSFAADSRAQDVLSNKITIQLANRPISDVLSRIEKLTDVKFSYSPDLIQADRRVSIAATNEPLSQVLNTLLTPLQIKYEPVGSRLVLTRLPEKALNQSAAAPTSVAIAASVPPVTVKGRVLDELGKPIPGATVLVKGTSNTGTVTDANGAYTLNVSDGNVTLVVSSIGFTSQEVALKGRATVDVTLATDVKSLNEVVVVGYGTQKRSEVTSAVSTVKVEDFNQGGTRNALDLVQGKVAGLQITRTQGNNPNSSPAIQLRGITSINGSLSPLIVIDGIPGGNLDLLQQDDIASFDVLKDGSAAAIYGTRGNAGVILITTKKGKSGPARYDYSTYFQHESVAKQPRFLTPEEWRSYRNDPTNVKAGQMLDLGASTDWYGQLINRDNLSQYHNLAMSGGGENGSYRASVYYNGADPITLQNWRKQYGGRLSFNQRGLDNRLSAQMNLATNISNANLLGGQAGDFENALGRNPTQPVFNPNGTYYEEGSTTNPIGRLNQEKNLRNQQTTSGDFRLTLEPIDGLRASAFGAVVRDSWNDNEYRSRASRFSQIGTLNGTAVAGTGYGRKYNRLANNYTFESTLEYERLVKQDHSLRALVGYSYQYGVVEEFSGASSGFLNDAFEENNLGAGNFLTLGKSSLGSFKEDNTLVAFFGRLNYAYKDKYIAQFILRREGSSRFGANNKFGNFPAASVGWTISKENFMSNVQFVNTLKLRVGYGVTGNQGIPNYQSVVRLSTGNFYLNDDGVWRQTYGPSNNPNPNLRWERKQEVNVGLDFGLFNNRLTGAIEVYQRRTSDLLGSFNTQLPPFVQSTLYTNVGVIDNKGVELTLSGSVMQKENFRWDMDVAASTQNNKLVSFSDDVFKVTFLNFGDIGGFGALGNAIRTIEGGPLGSFYGKRFAGFTPEGKWLFYKATGEAVTADKIVPNDDYAYIGNGIPKYYLSWTNRFQYKNFDLTAFFRGKFGYDILNLQQVFFGNKIYLPNNVLLDAITRNNQINDALQYSDYYLEPGGFVKLDNVTLGYNFKFKTPLIRNLRLYLTGRNLLTITRYRGTDPEVDDTGLAPGIDGRGFYPRTRSFTAGLNIGF; this is encoded by the coding sequence ATGAGTAACCGTGTATCAAGAATTAGTACCAGATGGGAAGTGATGCGATGGATGCTGCTTCAACTGGTATTAACTATCGCCTTAACCTCCGGTTCTTTCGCGGCCGACAGCCGGGCGCAGGACGTACTAAGTAACAAAATTACAATCCAGCTCGCCAATCGGCCCATCAGCGACGTACTGAGCCGTATTGAAAAGCTGACCGACGTTAAGTTTTCCTACAGCCCTGACCTGATTCAGGCCGACCGGCGGGTGTCGATTGCCGCAACTAACGAACCACTTTCGCAGGTACTGAATACGCTGCTGACTCCCCTGCAGATTAAATACGAACCGGTGGGGAGCCGGTTGGTGCTGACCCGGTTGCCGGAAAAAGCACTGAACCAGTCGGCAGCAGCGCCCACGTCGGTAGCCATTGCGGCTAGTGTGCCACCAGTAACGGTTAAAGGACGGGTACTGGATGAGCTGGGAAAACCCATTCCGGGCGCGACGGTACTGGTCAAAGGAACGTCGAACACTGGTACTGTAACCGACGCGAACGGAGCCTATACGCTGAACGTATCGGATGGCAACGTAACGCTGGTCGTTTCGTCGATTGGTTTTACGTCGCAGGAAGTGGCGCTCAAAGGGCGGGCAACTGTCGACGTGACCTTAGCGACCGACGTAAAATCGCTGAACGAAGTAGTCGTTGTCGGTTATGGTACGCAGAAACGGTCGGAAGTGACGTCTGCCGTATCGACGGTTAAGGTAGAAGACTTCAACCAGGGTGGTACCCGGAACGCGCTGGACCTGGTCCAAGGTAAAGTAGCCGGTCTGCAGATCACCCGGACGCAGGGTAACAACCCCAACTCGAGCCCAGCGATTCAGCTGCGGGGGATTACATCGATCAACGGCTCTTTATCGCCACTGATCGTTATTGACGGAATTCCGGGGGGTAACCTGGATCTGTTGCAGCAGGATGATATTGCGTCATTCGACGTGCTGAAAGACGGTTCAGCGGCTGCTATCTACGGTACCCGGGGTAACGCTGGTGTAATCCTGATCACCACGAAAAAAGGGAAGTCTGGCCCCGCCCGTTATGATTACTCTACTTATTTTCAGCACGAGTCTGTAGCGAAGCAGCCCCGCTTCCTGACACCGGAAGAATGGCGTTCGTACCGGAACGATCCGACCAACGTAAAGGCCGGGCAAATGCTGGACCTGGGCGCATCGACCGACTGGTACGGCCAGCTTATTAACCGAGATAACTTGAGCCAGTACCACAATCTGGCTATGTCGGGTGGTGGCGAAAATGGCAGCTACCGAGCGTCGGTATATTATAACGGTGCTGATCCTATCACGCTGCAGAACTGGCGGAAGCAGTACGGCGGCCGGTTGAGCTTCAACCAGCGCGGACTGGACAACCGGCTATCGGCCCAAATGAACCTGGCTACGAACATCAGCAACGCCAATCTACTGGGTGGACAGGCCGGTGATTTTGAGAATGCACTGGGCCGTAACCCAACGCAACCCGTGTTCAATCCGAATGGTACGTATTACGAAGAGGGATCGACGACGAACCCGATTGGCCGGTTAAATCAGGAAAAAAACCTGCGTAATCAGCAAACAACTTCGGGCGATTTCCGACTGACACTGGAGCCGATCGATGGCCTAAGGGCGTCGGCTTTCGGAGCTGTGGTCCGCGATTCCTGGAACGATAATGAATACCGCTCCCGGGCGTCGCGTTTCTCGCAGATCGGTACGCTGAACGGTACTGCCGTAGCCGGAACAGGCTATGGCCGCAAATACAACCGATTGGCTAACAACTACACCTTTGAGTCAACGCTGGAATACGAACGGCTGGTCAAACAGGACCATAGCCTGCGCGCGCTGGTTGGGTATAGCTACCAGTACGGTGTCGTAGAAGAATTTTCCGGAGCAAGCAGTGGTTTCCTGAACGACGCCTTTGAAGAAAATAACCTGGGTGCGGGTAACTTCCTGACGCTGGGTAAATCATCACTGGGTAGCTTCAAAGAAGACAACACGCTGGTTGCGTTTTTCGGTCGGTTGAACTATGCCTACAAAGACAAGTATATCGCGCAGTTCATTCTGCGTCGGGAAGGCTCGTCGCGTTTCGGGGCTAATAACAAGTTCGGTAACTTCCCGGCGGCCTCGGTTGGCTGGACCATCAGCAAAGAGAACTTCATGAGCAACGTGCAGTTCGTGAACACGCTGAAACTGCGCGTTGGGTATGGCGTAACGGGTAACCAGGGTATTCCGAACTACCAGTCGGTAGTACGGCTGAGCACGGGTAACTTCTACCTGAACGACGACGGCGTATGGCGGCAGACTTACGGTCCGAGCAACAACCCAAACCCGAACCTGCGCTGGGAGCGCAAACAGGAGGTAAACGTTGGTCTTGACTTTGGTCTGTTCAACAACCGCCTGACGGGGGCTATCGAAGTCTACCAGCGCCGGACATCTGACCTGCTAGGCAGCTTCAACACGCAGTTGCCGCCGTTTGTGCAGTCGACTCTGTACACGAACGTGGGCGTGATCGATAACAAAGGGGTTGAACTTACCCTGAGCGGTTCGGTCATGCAGAAAGAGAATTTCCGTTGGGACATGGACGTAGCGGCCAGCACACAGAATAATAAACTGGTGTCCTTCTCGGATGATGTGTTCAAAGTAACCTTCCTGAACTTTGGTGATATCGGTGGTTTTGGCGCACTGGGAAATGCCATCCGGACCATTGAAGGTGGCCCGCTGGGCAGCTTCTACGGTAAACGATTTGCCGGGTTCACGCCCGAAGGCAAATGGCTGTTCTACAAAGCCACGGGCGAAGCGGTTACCGCCGACAAAATCGTTCCGAACGATGACTACGCATACATCGGCAACGGCATTCCGAAATACTACCTGTCCTGGACGAACCGGTTTCAGTACAAAAACTTCGACCTGACGGCTTTCTTCCGGGGTAAGTTTGGCTACGACATTCTGAACCTGCAGCAGGTGTTCTTCGGCAACAAGATTTACCTGCCAAACAACGTATTGCTGGATGCTATCACGCGCAACAACCAGATCAACGACGCGCTGCAGTACTCCGATTATTACCTGGAGCCGGGCGGTTTTGTGAAGCTTGATAACGTAACGCTGGGCTACAATTTCAAATTCAAGACGCCCCTGATCCGCAACCTGCGGCTGTACCTCACCGGGCGTAACCTGCTGACTATTACCCGCTACCGGGGCACAGACCCTGAAGTGGACGATACCGGTCTGGCACCGGGTATCGATGGTCGTGGTTTCTACCCACGCACACGCTCGTTCACGGCAGGTCTTAACATTGGCTTCTAA
- a CDS encoding efflux RND transporter periplasmic adaptor subunit: MRQLPFILLAGLTLAACGHSEKQDEQAPTSAADSSSSFLTDSVRRMNPEDELTLNGTVTFDQDNVVRVFPLVSGNVEKTTATLGAYVQKGQDLALIRSGDISNYTNDYQADKSDLEVAQQNFKNTEAQYKSGFASQTDFLTAKNNLKKAQEELGRSANILRVYGGSTAGTGQPYFSVKAPIAGYIVEKNVNAGQDLRSDNQNPLYTISSLQKIWVLANVYEEDIPEVKQGESVDIQVLAYPNKTFRGTISNVSSVLDEQARVLKVRIVLDNPDGLLKPDMFATIHVHLPNRSTPGSDQALAVAQKAVVFDRDHYYVIVQTGRDKYEAREVKVLKNTTRYAFVTGGNLKPGDIVVTEGSLLLYNDLTD, from the coding sequence ATGCGACAGCTTCCTTTCATACTTTTGGCTGGCCTTACGCTGGCCGCCTGCGGGCACTCGGAAAAGCAAGACGAACAAGCGCCCACGTCAGCCGCCGATTCGTCCAGCAGCTTCCTGACCGACTCAGTTCGGCGAATGAATCCCGAAGATGAGCTGACATTGAACGGCACCGTTACGTTCGATCAGGATAACGTCGTTCGGGTATTCCCGCTCGTGAGTGGAAACGTCGAGAAAACGACAGCCACTCTGGGCGCTTACGTACAAAAAGGGCAGGACCTGGCCCTGATCCGCTCGGGTGATATTTCGAATTACACCAACGATTACCAGGCCGACAAATCGGATCTTGAAGTGGCCCAGCAGAATTTTAAAAACACCGAAGCGCAGTACAAATCCGGATTTGCCTCGCAGACCGACTTTCTAACCGCAAAAAACAACCTAAAGAAAGCGCAGGAAGAACTGGGCCGATCGGCCAATATTCTGCGGGTGTACGGCGGCAGTACGGCCGGAACGGGGCAGCCTTACTTCTCCGTCAAAGCGCCGATTGCAGGGTACATCGTCGAGAAGAACGTCAACGCCGGGCAGGACCTGCGCTCCGACAACCAGAACCCGCTGTACACGATTTCGAGCCTGCAAAAAATCTGGGTGCTGGCCAATGTCTATGAAGAAGACATCCCTGAGGTGAAACAGGGCGAATCGGTCGATATTCAGGTACTGGCCTACCCCAACAAAACATTCCGGGGTACCATCAGCAACGTCAGCAGCGTACTGGACGAGCAGGCCCGCGTTCTGAAAGTTCGGATCGTGCTGGACAACCCCGACGGCTTGCTCAAGCCCGATATGTTCGCAACCATTCACGTGCATCTGCCCAACCGCAGCACGCCCGGCTCCGATCAGGCGCTGGCCGTGGCCCAGAAAGCCGTCGTTTTCGACCGTGATCACTACTACGTCATCGTCCAGACTGGACGCGACAAATACGAAGCCCGCGAGGTGAAAGTGCTTAAGAACACAACGCGTTACGCCTTCGTCACCGGCGGCAATCTTAAGCCCGGCGACATCGTCGTCACAGAGGGAAGTTTGCTGCTGTACAATGATCTCACCGATTAA
- a CDS encoding TolC family protein: MSHQSIASRPWMGILLSWFLILPALHAQSTLPTPAPAPDTLRQSLSQLDAQFLERNFQLLAQKYQVNVAEANIVQAGLRYNPNVFFQTNFFNPQTGKFFQYGQNSAADVANSQFNKGGMTIQVQQLLMLAGKRSKLVAVAESNRNLASLAFRDVLRTLRYQLYTTYANLFYDLQATALLRDEEVRQGQLIESYRIAQRTGGVAPYEVTRLEAALRDLRANIADYRGQIADEQATLRVLLRQTANSFILPTDVPVVTPAMPQINVAIDSALANRPDAAIAQEQVNYAQRSLTLEKARRTPDLLAGVIFDKYGNAFNNFTGLYTSIDLPIRNRNQGAIRAAEFNLKSAQAGTDNQQTIVQSDVLNAYEKLNTYYNLYNTLPADYIARIQNISVEATRSYNARTIGLLDYLDKIRTYQQAQLNLINLRNNLFQSQQLLNFTTNTKFF, from the coding sequence ATGTCGCATCAATCAATAGCCAGCCGCCCCTGGATGGGTATTTTGCTAAGCTGGTTTCTTATCCTCCCGGCGCTACATGCGCAATCTACCTTACCGACGCCCGCGCCAGCCCCGGATACCCTGCGTCAATCCTTATCGCAACTGGATGCGCAGTTTCTGGAGCGTAATTTTCAGCTACTGGCCCAGAAATACCAGGTTAACGTTGCCGAAGCCAACATTGTCCAGGCCGGTCTGCGCTATAACCCGAACGTTTTTTTCCAAACCAACTTCTTCAATCCGCAAACGGGCAAGTTTTTTCAGTACGGTCAGAACTCTGCTGCTGATGTGGCCAACAGCCAGTTCAACAAAGGCGGCATGACCATTCAGGTGCAGCAGTTGCTGATGCTGGCTGGCAAACGAAGCAAGCTGGTGGCGGTAGCCGAGAGCAATCGCAATCTGGCCAGCCTGGCTTTCCGGGACGTACTGCGGACGTTGCGGTACCAGTTGTACACGACCTACGCCAACCTGTTTTATGATCTACAGGCGACTGCCCTGCTGCGCGACGAAGAAGTTCGTCAGGGTCAGTTGATCGAATCGTACCGGATTGCACAGCGAACGGGCGGGGTCGCTCCCTACGAAGTTACCCGTCTGGAAGCGGCTCTGCGCGATCTACGGGCTAACATCGCCGATTATCGGGGTCAGATCGCCGACGAGCAGGCAACCCTTCGTGTTTTACTGCGGCAAACGGCTAATAGTTTTATCCTGCCAACGGACGTACCGGTTGTTACGCCAGCCATGCCCCAGATCAACGTAGCTATTGACTCGGCCCTGGCGAACCGCCCGGACGCGGCCATCGCACAGGAACAGGTCAACTACGCCCAGCGCAGCCTGACGCTCGAAAAAGCCCGGCGTACACCCGACCTGCTGGCCGGGGTTATCTTCGATAAGTACGGTAATGCCTTTAACAATTTTACGGGTCTGTATACGTCAATAGACCTGCCAATCCGGAACCGGAACCAGGGCGCAATCAGAGCCGCGGAGTTCAACCTGAAAAGCGCTCAGGCTGGTACGGATAATCAGCAGACCATCGTTCAGAGCGACGTTCTGAACGCCTATGAGAAGCTGAACACGTATTATAACCTGTACAATACGCTGCCTGCCGATTACATCGCCCGGATTCAGAATATTTCGGTAGAAGCCACCCGTAGCTACAACGCACGAACAATTGGCCTGCTCGATTACCTCGACAAAATACGGACGTATCAACAGGCCCAGCTTAACCTGATCAATCTTCGGAATAATCTGTTCCAGTCGCAGCAGTTGTTAAACTTCACCACCAACACGAAATTTTTCTAA
- a CDS encoding RagB/SusD family nutrient uptake outer membrane protein: MKRLHKGLLLGGLLTLSLGMNGCTDLDETLYSSINANAFYNNRQEILSGVLRPYTHANAWAAPTGQQGSWRMNELSADQLAWPQKGRHGYDDAQWIRLHGHSWVFTENNMWNPWSLLFTGVGFCNSTLGDFSRVDFARAGVSEQEKAAFIAELKVFRAYHYMRLMDMYGNIPIVTAVGTPLSPATAPRAEVFAFVEKELKENVDLLPNLSKSLIGRITKAAGYSMLAELYLNAEVWSGTARWDDCIAACDKIMRGETGGLNGTPALDADLLATYSNTNDNSKEILFQLVYDFQQTPTRCGWNSDFYHFQQRLIYGGDANGNNGVVVIPSAYDAFKDNDLRKSTWMLIGPQFQALNPTQPVLGTEEYRDKQLVFVKEIRRASEGKTSSTMVDGEENSGARFNKYRPGRQTEAKYWSNDWSLYRLTEIYFAKAEALMRKNGGAATAEAVQLINDCRKRAFSAADFTKEAYTPTTLTLNELLAERGREFIFEGKRRTDMIRFGAFTTTSWWDHQPSDPTKRLFPVPQRQLAANPNLKQNPGYPAQ, translated from the coding sequence ATGAAACGATTACATAAAGGACTTTTATTGGGTGGCCTGCTAACCCTGTCGCTGGGAATGAACGGCTGCACAGATCTGGACGAAACCCTGTACAGTTCCATCAACGCCAACGCGTTTTATAACAACCGCCAGGAAATCCTGTCGGGTGTGCTACGTCCCTACACCCACGCCAACGCCTGGGCAGCACCAACCGGGCAGCAGGGTTCCTGGCGTATGAACGAACTGTCGGCCGACCAGCTGGCCTGGCCGCAGAAAGGTCGTCACGGCTATGACGATGCGCAGTGGATTCGACTGCACGGCCATAGCTGGGTATTTACGGAGAATAACATGTGGAACCCCTGGTCGTTGCTGTTCACGGGGGTTGGTTTCTGCAACAGTACGCTGGGCGATTTCAGCCGGGTTGACTTCGCCCGCGCTGGCGTAAGTGAGCAGGAAAAAGCGGCTTTTATCGCCGAACTAAAGGTCTTCCGGGCGTATCACTACATGCGGCTGATGGATATGTATGGCAACATTCCTATCGTGACGGCGGTGGGTACGCCCCTCAGTCCGGCCACTGCCCCCCGGGCCGAAGTGTTTGCCTTTGTCGAGAAAGAGCTGAAGGAAAACGTCGATCTGCTCCCAAACCTGAGCAAAAGTCTGATCGGACGTATCACGAAGGCGGCCGGTTATTCTATGCTGGCCGAGCTGTACCTGAACGCCGAAGTATGGTCGGGAACCGCCCGCTGGGATGATTGTATCGCAGCCTGCGATAAGATTATGCGGGGCGAAACAGGCGGCCTGAACGGCACGCCCGCGCTGGATGCCGACCTGCTGGCTACGTACAGCAACACCAACGATAACTCGAAGGAGATTCTGTTTCAGCTGGTCTACGACTTCCAGCAAACGCCAACGCGCTGCGGCTGGAACAGTGATTTCTACCATTTTCAGCAGCGGCTTATCTACGGCGGAGATGCCAACGGGAATAATGGGGTAGTCGTTATTCCGAGCGCCTATGATGCCTTCAAAGATAACGATCTGCGCAAATCGACCTGGATGCTGATCGGACCGCAGTTCCAGGCGCTTAACCCTACGCAGCCTGTACTGGGTACCGAGGAATATCGTGATAAGCAACTGGTATTCGTGAAGGAAATCCGGCGGGCCAGCGAGGGGAAAACCAGCTCAACGATGGTTGACGGGGAAGAAAACAGCGGAGCCCGGTTCAACAAATACCGGCCCGGTCGGCAGACGGAAGCCAAATACTGGAGCAACGACTGGTCGCTGTACCGGCTGACGGAGATCTACTTCGCCAAAGCCGAAGCGCTGATGCGGAAAAACGGCGGAGCCGCCACGGCCGAAGCCGTACAACTGATCAACGACTGCCGGAAGCGGGCGTTCAGCGCGGCTGACTTCACCAAAGAAGCGTATACGCCGACTACGTTGACACTAAACGAACTGCTGGCCGAGCGCGGACGCGAGTTTATTTTCGAAGGGAAACGGCGGACGGATATGATCCGGTTTGGGGCCTTCACAACTACGAGCTGGTGGGATCATCAGCCCAGCGACCCAACGAAGCGGCTGTTCCCTGTTCCACAGCGTCAGCTGGCGGCCAATCCCAATCTAAAGCAGAATCCTGGTTATCCAGCGCAGTAG
- a CDS encoding FecR family protein, with translation MDDQYYTYKDFLADSYFRQWIKQPDEASTLYWQTFLAEHPEHSASMAQAADVLRSLAAATEQLAEPVTKAEQDAAWLAIRQRIGADGQTNPLLNRNQPLWGWLYIAASVCLIAGLSWWGLRVNKEQAIQQAPVALESRYVKQKNTGSKPLLVNLPDGSSVILQTNSQLTYERAFDKAQRTVYLQGEAFFEVAKNRQRPFLVHANELWTKVLGTSFNIRAYANDKDVTVTVRSGRVAVFTLKEARKQNINSPSLEGTVLNPNQQIVFARHEERLISPKRITPMILARKVPAFSPASFVFEATPVSTVFTELEKVYGVRIAYDKAALGNCRLTADLTDETLTNKLAIICKSIEASHSFRQDSVVVVGPGCR, from the coding sequence ATGGACGACCAGTACTATACGTACAAAGATTTTTTAGCAGACTCCTACTTTCGGCAGTGGATAAAACAGCCCGACGAAGCCTCGACGCTTTACTGGCAAACGTTCCTGGCCGAGCATCCGGAGCATAGCGCCAGTATGGCGCAGGCTGCGGACGTATTACGTTCGCTCGCAGCGGCTACGGAACAACTGGCCGAACCCGTAACCAAGGCCGAACAGGATGCTGCCTGGCTGGCTATCCGCCAACGGATTGGGGCCGACGGGCAAACGAATCCTTTACTGAATCGCAATCAACCCTTGTGGGGCTGGTTATACATTGCCGCTTCGGTATGCCTGATTGCGGGTCTGAGCTGGTGGGGGCTGCGGGTGAACAAAGAGCAGGCCATTCAACAGGCACCGGTTGCCCTGGAAAGTCGGTATGTCAAGCAAAAGAATACAGGGAGCAAACCCTTGCTGGTCAACCTGCCCGATGGTAGTTCGGTAATCCTGCAAACCAACAGCCAGCTCACCTACGAACGAGCATTCGATAAAGCCCAGCGCACGGTTTATTTGCAGGGCGAGGCTTTCTTTGAAGTGGCCAAGAATCGCCAGCGCCCGTTTCTGGTGCATGCCAATGAACTATGGACAAAAGTGCTGGGCACTAGTTTCAATATCCGGGCCTACGCCAACGACAAAGACGTAACGGTTACGGTACGATCGGGCCGGGTAGCGGTTTTTACGCTGAAAGAAGCCCGGAAACAGAACATAAACTCTCCGTCGCTGGAAGGAACAGTCCTGAACCCTAACCAGCAGATCGTCTTTGCCCGCCACGAAGAGCGGCTGATTTCCCCCAAACGAATTACACCGATGATTCTGGCCCGTAAGGTTCCGGCTTTCAGTCCGGCCAGTTTCGTGTTTGAGGCAACACCCGTGTCGACCGTCTTTACCGAACTGGAGAAAGTATATGGTGTCCGGATCGCCTACGATAAGGCCGCTTTGGGCAACTGCCGCCTGACCGCCGATCTGACCGACGAAACGCTGACCAATAAACTGGCAATCATCTGCAAAAGCATTGAAGCTAGTCATTCCTTTCGTCAGGATAGCGTAGTGGTAGTAGGACCGGGCTGCCGTTGA
- a CDS encoding RNA polymerase sigma factor, translating into MFLTESALWTAFQRGDVNAFEEIYRTHSAPLFAYGKRLCADHDLVQDTVQDIFVEIWTRRATLRNLHTIKYYLFRIMRNKLARLHQKAAVLVHDDELSFDFQRLFSPAVDDLITQQETSAEQVARLQQSIRQLPGRQREAIILAFYDNFSNEEIAGIMGINHQSVINHLNRGLTTLRDLLANLPALLAVLLNTLAESSFWPV; encoded by the coding sequence ATGTTTTTAACCGAATCTGCTCTCTGGACTGCGTTTCAGCGTGGTGACGTAAATGCTTTTGAGGAAATCTACCGGACTCATTCGGCACCACTGTTTGCGTATGGAAAACGTTTGTGTGCCGACCACGATCTGGTTCAGGATACAGTTCAGGATATTTTCGTCGAAATCTGGACACGGCGGGCTACGCTCCGTAATCTGCATACCATTAAGTATTACCTGTTTCGGATTATGCGCAACAAGCTGGCGCGGCTGCATCAGAAGGCGGCTGTGCTGGTTCACGACGATGAACTGTCCTTCGATTTTCAGCGCCTGTTCAGCCCGGCTGTCGATGATCTGATCACGCAGCAGGAAACCAGTGCCGAGCAGGTAGCCCGGCTGCAGCAGTCAATTCGCCAGCTGCCGGGGCGGCAGCGCGAAGCTATCATACTGGCTTTCTACGATAACTTCAGCAACGAAGAGATTGCCGGAATTATGGGCATCAACCACCAGTCGGTGATCAACCACCTGAACCGGGGGCTAACCACGCTGCGTGATCTGCTGGCCAACCTGCCAGCGTTGCTGGCCGTTCTGCTGAATACACTGGCAGAAAGCTCGTTCTGGCCGGTTTAG
- a CDS encoding potassium channel family protein — protein sequence MKPSASEKPSLHQIIMLVLSIGVVLGLLLRELVPLHEDTHQLLNYVDTGICLYFLYDFFLRLYQSAHKWPFVQQNWIDLLASIPVVPWLRLGQVVRIIRLMRMIRVFRTTQEFVRYFFHNRANGTLTVVLLSALLLMIFGAIAILSVERVLGANIKTPADALWWAFVTITTVGYGDRYPITTAGRLIAAVLMVVGVGLFGTFTGYVANFFVEEDQEPKESELQTLIKEVQQLRTKIEELEKNLK from the coding sequence ATGAAGCCGTCTGCTTCCGAAAAGCCAAGCCTGCATCAGATCATCATGCTGGTACTGTCCATCGGCGTGGTGCTGGGATTGCTCCTGCGCGAGTTGGTGCCGTTACACGAAGACACGCACCAGTTGCTCAATTACGTCGATACGGGGATTTGCCTGTATTTCCTGTATGATTTCTTTCTTCGACTCTACCAAAGCGCTCACAAATGGCCGTTTGTTCAACAGAACTGGATTGATTTATTGGCCAGCATTCCGGTAGTGCCCTGGTTACGACTGGGGCAGGTGGTGCGAATTATCCGGTTGATGCGGATGATTCGGGTCTTCCGGACAACGCAGGAGTTTGTGCGCTACTTCTTCCACAACCGGGCCAACGGTACGCTCACCGTTGTTTTGCTCAGCGCCCTGCTCCTGATGATTTTTGGCGCTATCGCCATCCTGTCAGTGGAGCGCGTGCTGGGTGCCAACATCAAAACCCCAGCCGATGCGCTCTGGTGGGCGTTCGTGACCATCACGACGGTTGGGTACGGCGATCGTTATCCCATTACGACCGCTGGCCGATTAATTGCTGCCGTACTAATGGTTGTGGGGGTAGGGTTGTTCGGAACGTTTACGGGCTACGTAGCCAATTTTTTTGTGGAAGAAGACCAGGAGCCAAAGGAAAGTGAACTACAGACACTCATCAAGGAAGTGCAGCAGCTCCGCACCAAAATCGAAGAACTGGAAAAAAACCTGAAGTAG